The following are encoded together in the Serratia odorifera genome:
- the fabD gene encoding ACP S-malonyltransferase, whose translation MTQFAMVFPGQGSQTVGMLAELATQYPVVEQTFAEASDALGYDLWQRVQQGPAEELNKTWQTQPALLAASVAIFRVWQQQGGKMPALMAGHSLGEYSALVCAGVLDFKAAIRLVELRGKLMQEAVPVGTGAMYAIIGLDNDAIAKACEESAQGEVVAPVNFNSPGQVVIAGNKDAVERAGAACKAAGAKRALPLPVSVPSHCALMKPAADKLAEALKDVTFNAPQIPVINNVDVRSETDPQAIRSALVRQLFSPVRWTESVEFIAAQGVDSLLEVGPGKVLTGLTKRIVDTLTAAAVNDPASLSAALEQ comes from the coding sequence ATGACGCAATTTGCAATGGTATTTCCTGGCCAGGGGTCACAGACCGTTGGCATGCTGGCCGAGTTGGCCACCCAGTATCCTGTAGTTGAACAGACCTTCGCCGAGGCGTCTGATGCCCTGGGTTACGACCTGTGGCAACGGGTGCAGCAGGGGCCGGCCGAAGAACTGAATAAAACCTGGCAGACGCAGCCTGCGTTGTTGGCGGCGTCGGTCGCCATTTTCCGCGTTTGGCAGCAACAGGGCGGGAAAATGCCGGCGTTGATGGCTGGCCATAGCCTTGGTGAATATTCCGCGCTGGTATGTGCGGGCGTACTGGATTTTAAGGCGGCAATCCGTCTGGTCGAGCTGCGCGGAAAACTGATGCAGGAAGCGGTGCCAGTCGGCACCGGCGCCATGTATGCCATTATTGGCCTGGATAACGACGCTATCGCCAAGGCGTGTGAAGAATCTGCCCAGGGCGAGGTGGTTGCACCGGTGAATTTCAACTCACCCGGCCAGGTGGTGATTGCCGGCAACAAGGACGCGGTAGAGCGTGCCGGTGCTGCCTGTAAAGCCGCTGGTGCCAAGCGTGCGCTGCCGTTACCGGTTAGCGTACCTTCGCATTGTGCGTTAATGAAACCGGCGGCAGACAAGCTGGCCGAGGCGTTGAAAGACGTCACCTTCAACGCACCGCAGATCCCGGTGATCAACAACGTCGACGTGCGCAGCGAAACCGATCCGCAAGCGATCCGCAGCGCGCTGGTTCGCCAGTTGTTCAGCCCGGTGCGCTGGACCGAAAGCGTAGAATTCATTGCGGCGCAGGGCGTCGACTCGCTGCTGGAGGTCGGTCCGGGCAAAGTGCTCACCGGCCTGACCAAACGCATTGTCGACACCCTGACGGCAGCGGCGGTTAACGACCCAGCCAGCCTGTCAGCGGCGCTTGAACAATAA
- the fabG gene encoding 3-oxoacyl-ACP reductase FabG: MSFEGKIVLVTGASRGIGRAIAESFVARGAKVIGTATSEKGAEAISDYLGANGKGVMLNVVDAQSIDSVLASIRAEFGEIDILVNNAGITRDNLLMRMKDDEWQDILDTNLTSVFRLSKAVMRAMMKKRFGRIITIGSVVGTMGNAGQANYAAAKAGLIGFSKSLAREVASRGITVNVVAPGFIETDMTRALTEDQRAGILTSVPANRLGDAKEIASAVAFLASDEAGYITGETLHVNGGMYMI, encoded by the coding sequence ATGAGCTTCGAAGGAAAAATTGTTCTGGTCACCGGCGCAAGCCGCGGTATTGGCCGGGCTATTGCAGAATCGTTTGTTGCGCGTGGCGCAAAAGTTATCGGTACCGCGACCAGTGAAAAGGGCGCGGAAGCCATCAGCGACTATCTGGGCGCAAACGGCAAAGGGGTTATGTTAAACGTTGTTGATGCTCAATCAATCGACAGCGTGCTGGCATCGATTCGTGCGGAATTTGGCGAAATCGACATTTTAGTGAATAATGCCGGCATTACGCGTGATAACCTGCTGATGCGTATGAAAGACGATGAGTGGCAGGATATTCTTGATACTAATCTGACTTCCGTATTCCGTCTGTCAAAAGCGGTAATGCGAGCTATGATGAAAAAGCGGTTTGGCCGGATCATCACCATCGGTTCCGTTGTCGGAACCATGGGCAACGCAGGGCAGGCTAACTACGCGGCGGCTAAAGCCGGCTTGATTGGTTTTAGCAAATCTTTGGCACGTGAAGTTGCTTCTCGTGGCATTACGGTCAACGTCGTGGCTCCTGGCTTTATTGAGACGGACATGACACGGGCGTTGACAGAAGATCAACGTGCAGGCATTTTGACATCGGTTCCAGCCAATCGGCTGGGTGATGCTAAAGAAATCGCCAGCGCTGTTGCATTTTTAGCCTCTGATGAGGCTGGCTATATCACCGGTGAAACATTGCATGTCAATGGCGGCATGTACATGATTTAA
- a CDS encoding SDR family oxidoreductase, which produces MSRLQNKYALITGGTSGIGLETARRFIAEGATVAITGRSRSGLEAAKRQLGEVVTLLSDAGDVAQQRQLAQQLALHWPRLDVLFVNAGDVTHHSLEEWDEAEYERLMNTNLKGPFFLIQALLPMLANPASVILCGSVSAHIGLPQSNAYAASKAALLSLARTLSGELHPRGIRVNGLSPGPTETPAFGKLGLQDKDQETLKQEIRALVPIGRMGHALELAHAAVFLASDESAFMVGAELQMDGGVGNL; this is translated from the coding sequence ATGTCACGATTGCAAAACAAATACGCCTTGATTACCGGCGGCACCAGCGGCATTGGGCTGGAAACCGCCCGTCGGTTTATCGCCGAAGGCGCCACGGTAGCGATTACCGGCCGCAGCCGCAGTGGACTGGAAGCGGCAAAACGTCAATTGGGCGAGGTGGTTACGCTACTGAGCGATGCCGGTGACGTGGCACAACAACGCCAACTGGCACAGCAGTTGGCACTGCACTGGCCACGCCTCGACGTGCTGTTTGTCAACGCCGGCGACGTTACTCACCATTCGCTGGAAGAATGGGACGAGGCAGAATATGAGCGCCTGATGAACACAAACCTCAAAGGGCCGTTTTTCCTGATTCAGGCGCTGCTGCCGATGCTGGCCAACCCGGCCTCTGTCATTCTGTGTGGTTCGGTCAGCGCGCATATCGGCCTGCCGCAAAGTAATGCCTACGCCGCCAGCAAGGCCGCTTTGCTTTCATTGGCACGCACGCTGTCGGGTGAACTGCATCCACGCGGTATTCGCGTCAATGGCCTCAGCCCTGGCCCGACGGAAACCCCGGCCTTCGGCAAGCTCGGATTGCAGGACAAGGATCAGGAGACGCTGAAACAGGAAATTCGCGCGCTGGTGCCGATTGGCCGCATGGGCCACGCACTGGAACTGGCGCACGCCGCGGTATTCCTGGCCTCGGACGAATCGGCGTTTATGGTCGGCGCTGAACTGCAAATGGACGGCGGCGTGGGCAATCTGTAG
- the ptsG gene encoding PTS glucose transporter subunit IIBC encodes MFKNAFANLQKVGKSLMLPVSVLPIAGILLGVGSANFSWLPAVVSHVMAEAGGSVFANMPLIFAIGVALGFTNNDGVSALAAVVAYGIMVKTMAVVAPLVLHLPAEEIAAKHLADTGVLGGIISGSIAAYMFNRFFRIQLPEYLGFFAGKRFVPIISGLAAIFLGVILSFIWPPIGTAIQTFSQWAAYQNPVVAFGIYGVVERSLVPFGLHHIWNVPFQMQIGEFTNAAGQVFHGDIPRYMAGDPTAGKLSGGFLFKMYGLPAAAIAIWHSAKPENRAKVGGIMISAALTSFLTGITEPIEFSFMFVAPILYVIHAILAGLAFPICILLGMRDGTSFSHGLIDFIVLSGNSSKIWLFPIVGIIYGLVYYTIFRVLIAKLDLKTPGREDNAAEQSAQGGSEMSAALVQAFGGKENITNLDACITRLRVSVADVSKVDQAGLKKLGAAGVVVAGSGVQAIFGTKSDNLKTDMDEYIRNN; translated from the coding sequence ATGTTCAAGAACGCATTTGCAAACCTGCAAAAAGTAGGTAAATCGCTAATGCTGCCGGTATCCGTACTGCCTATCGCAGGTATTCTGCTGGGCGTCGGTTCCGCCAATTTTAGCTGGCTACCGGCGGTAGTCTCTCACGTGATGGCGGAAGCGGGCGGGTCGGTATTCGCCAATATGCCGTTGATTTTCGCTATCGGTGTGGCGCTCGGCTTCACCAATAACGACGGCGTCTCTGCATTGGCCGCCGTGGTAGCCTACGGCATCATGGTGAAGACCATGGCGGTGGTCGCGCCTTTGGTATTGCATTTGCCTGCCGAAGAGATCGCAGCCAAACACCTGGCGGATACCGGCGTGCTGGGGGGGATTATCTCCGGCTCGATCGCTGCCTACATGTTTAACCGCTTCTTCCGCATCCAGTTGCCGGAATATCTCGGCTTCTTTGCCGGCAAGCGTTTCGTGCCGATTATTTCCGGCCTGGCGGCGATTTTCCTCGGTGTGATCCTGTCCTTTATCTGGCCACCTATCGGTACTGCCATCCAGACTTTCTCACAGTGGGCTGCCTATCAGAACCCGGTAGTAGCGTTTGGCATCTACGGCGTGGTTGAGCGTTCTCTGGTGCCGTTCGGTCTGCACCATATCTGGAACGTACCTTTCCAGATGCAAATTGGTGAATTCACCAATGCGGCAGGCCAGGTGTTCCACGGCGATATCCCACGCTACATGGCGGGCGATCCGACCGCGGGTAAACTGTCCGGTGGCTTCCTGTTCAAAATGTACGGTCTGCCGGCAGCGGCGATTGCCATCTGGCACTCGGCCAAACCAGAGAACCGCGCGAAAGTGGGCGGTATCATGATCTCCGCCGCGTTGACCTCGTTCCTGACGGGTATCACCGAACCGATCGAATTCTCCTTCATGTTCGTTGCGCCGATCCTGTATGTGATCCACGCAATCCTGGCTGGCCTGGCGTTCCCAATCTGTATTCTGTTGGGCATGCGTGATGGCACCAGCTTCTCGCACGGTCTGATCGACTTTATCGTACTGAGCGGCAACAGCAGCAAAATCTGGCTGTTCCCAATCGTTGGTATCATCTACGGTCTGGTGTACTACACCATCTTCCGCGTGCTGATCGCCAAACTGGATCTGAAAACGCCAGGCCGTGAAGATAACGCTGCAGAACAGAGCGCACAGGGCGGTTCAGAAATGTCCGCAGCGCTGGTTCAGGCCTTCGGCGGTAAAGAAAACATCACCAACCTGGATGCTTGCATCACCCGTCTGCGCGTCAGCGTGGCCGACGTGTCGAAAGTGGACCAGGCTGGTCTGAAGAAACTGGGTGCGGCGGGCGTAGTGGTTGCCGGCTCTGGCGTCCAGGCGATCTTCGGTACCAAGTCCGATAACCTGAAAACCGATATGGATGAATATATCCGTAACAACTGA
- the hinT gene encoding purine nucleoside phosphoramidase, translating to MAEETIFSKIIRKEIPADVVYQDELVTAFRDISPKAPTHILIVPNVLIPTANDVTREHEAALGRMVTVAAKIAAQEGIAEDGYRLIINCNRHGGQEVYHIHMHLVGGCSLGPMLSY from the coding sequence ATGGCCGAAGAAACTATTTTCAGTAAAATTATTCGCAAAGAAATTCCCGCTGATGTGGTTTATCAGGACGAACTGGTCACCGCCTTCCGCGATATCTCGCCGAAAGCGCCTACGCATATTCTGATTGTGCCCAACGTGCTGATCCCGACGGCGAATGACGTTACCCGCGAGCATGAAGCCGCATTGGGGCGTATGGTGACCGTCGCGGCGAAGATTGCCGCCCAGGAGGGCATTGCTGAAGACGGTTATCGGCTGATCATCAACTGCAATCGCCATGGCGGCCAAGAGGTCTATCATATTCATATGCATCTGGTTGGCGGTTGTTCGCTCGGCCCGATGCTGTCTTACTGA
- a CDS encoding metal-dependent hydrolase, whose product MLLVDSHCHLDSLDYQTLHQNVDDALAKAKARDVGFFLAVATTLPGYRAMTDLIGPRADVAFSCGVHPLNLDDGYDYDELRQLAAAEQVVALGETGLDYFYQKDNWALQQESFRQHIRIGRDLNKPVIVHTRDAREDTLRILREEQAQECGGVLHCFTEDRATAQALLDLGFYISFSGIVTFRNAEQLRDAARYVPLDRMLVETDSPYLAPVPHRGKENQPAYVRDVAEYLAVLKGVSLETLAETTTANFSRLFHLEL is encoded by the coding sequence ATGTTGTTAGTAGATTCTCATTGCCATCTTGACAGCCTGGACTACCAAACGCTGCACCAAAATGTGGACGACGCACTGGCAAAGGCCAAAGCGCGTGACGTTGGCTTTTTCCTGGCGGTGGCCACCACCTTGCCGGGGTATCGGGCAATGACCGATCTGATCGGGCCGCGCGCCGATGTGGCGTTTTCCTGTGGGGTACACCCGCTGAATCTGGACGACGGCTACGATTATGACGAACTGCGTCAGCTGGCGGCGGCGGAGCAGGTGGTAGCGCTGGGAGAAACCGGGCTGGATTATTTTTATCAAAAAGACAACTGGGCGCTGCAACAGGAATCCTTCCGTCAACACATCCGTATTGGCCGCGATCTGAATAAACCGGTGATCGTCCATACGCGTGATGCGCGTGAAGATACGCTGCGGATCCTGCGAGAAGAGCAAGCGCAAGAGTGCGGCGGCGTGCTGCACTGCTTTACCGAAGATCGGGCAACGGCACAAGCGCTGCTGGATCTCGGTTTTTATATCTCCTTCTCCGGTATTGTCACTTTCCGCAATGCCGAGCAACTGCGTGACGCAGCGCGTTATGTGCCGCTGGATCGTATGCTGGTGGAAACGGATTCACCTTACCTGGCGCCGGTTCCACACCGTGGTAAAGAAAACCAACCCGCGTATGTGCGCGATGTGGCTGAATACCTGGCTGTTTTGAAAGGCGTAAGCCTTGAGACGCTGGCAGAGACCACCACCGCCAATTTTTCACGCTTATTTCACCTCGAACTCTGA
- the fabF gene encoding beta-ketoacyl-ACP synthase II: protein MSKRRVVVTGLGMLSPVGNTVESTWNALLAGQSGISLIEHFDTTAYATRFAGLVKNFNVEDFISRKDARKMDLFIQYGIAAGMQAMQDAGLDITEANAGRIGAAIGSGIGGLGLIEENHSSLVNGGPRKISPFFVPSTIVNMIAGHLTIMYGMRGPSISIATACTSGVHNIGHAARIIAYNDADVMLAGGAEKASTPLGVGGFGAARALSTRNDNPQAASRPWDKDRDGFVLGDGAGMMVLEEYEHAKKRGAKIYAEVVGFGMSSDAYHMTSPPENGAGAALAMEHALKDAGVTTSQVGYINAHGTSTPAGDKAEAQAVKSVFGADAARVMVSSTKSMTGHLLGAAGAIESIFTVLALRDRAVPPTINLDNPDEGCELDFVPHEARQVTDLEYTLCNSFGFGGTNGSLIFRRV from the coding sequence GTGTCTAAGCGTCGAGTAGTTGTGACCGGACTGGGCATGTTGTCTCCTGTCGGCAATACGGTAGAGTCCACATGGAACGCTCTTCTTGCCGGTCAGAGTGGCATCAGCCTGATCGAACATTTCGATACTACTGCCTATGCAACGCGTTTTGCTGGCTTGGTAAAGAATTTTAACGTTGAGGATTTCATCTCTCGCAAAGATGCGCGCAAGATGGACCTCTTCATTCAGTACGGCATCGCCGCCGGCATGCAGGCCATGCAGGACGCCGGGTTGGATATCACCGAGGCCAACGCCGGCCGTATTGGCGCCGCTATTGGCTCCGGCATTGGCGGCCTGGGTCTGATTGAAGAAAACCACAGTTCTCTGGTCAACGGCGGCCCGCGTAAAATAAGCCCGTTCTTTGTGCCGTCCACCATCGTCAACATGATTGCCGGTCACCTGACCATCATGTATGGCATGCGTGGTCCGAGCATTTCGATCGCCACGGCCTGTACCTCAGGCGTGCATAACATTGGCCATGCCGCGCGTATCATTGCTTACAATGATGCCGACGTTATGCTGGCCGGTGGGGCAGAAAAAGCCAGTACCCCATTGGGCGTCGGCGGTTTCGGTGCAGCGCGCGCGCTGTCCACCCGCAACGACAACCCGCAGGCGGCAAGCCGTCCATGGGACAAAGACCGTGACGGTTTCGTACTGGGCGACGGCGCAGGCATGATGGTGCTCGAAGAGTACGAACACGCCAAAAAACGCGGTGCAAAAATTTACGCAGAAGTTGTCGGCTTTGGTATGAGCAGCGATGCCTACCACATGACCTCACCACCGGAAAACGGCGCTGGTGCGGCATTGGCAATGGAGCACGCGTTGAAAGACGCCGGTGTGACAACGTCACAAGTTGGTTATATCAATGCGCACGGTACCTCAACGCCAGCCGGTGACAAAGCGGAAGCGCAAGCGGTCAAATCGGTGTTTGGTGCCGATGCGGCACGGGTGATGGTCAGCTCGACCAAATCGATGACCGGCCACCTGTTGGGTGCTGCAGGTGCGATTGAATCGATCTTCACCGTGCTGGCGCTGCGCGATCGGGCGGTTCCACCGACCATCAACCTGGATAACCCGGATGAAGGTTGCGAGCTGGACTTTGTACCGCACGAGGCGCGTCAGGTAACCGATTTGGAATACACCCTGTGTAACTCCTTCGGTTTTGGCGGCACCAACGGCTCGCTGATTTTCCGTCGCGTTTAA
- the pabC gene encoding aminodeoxychorismate lyase, producing the protein MYWINGQQHDALAPSDRGLQFGDGCFTTARVVDGQIDLLPWHIERMQQAAQRLMLPHTDWPALELEMRHAAESIPLGVVKAILTRGSGGRGYSPQGCSHATRIVSRSAYPQHYLRLRERGIRLALSPVPLARSPLLAGLKHLNRLEQVLIRAHLDQTDADEALVLDTAGLLVECCAANLFWRKGKAVYTPDLGQAGVAGLMRRRVMALLAGSEYALYCVSEPLTTLADADEVLVSNALMPLLPVNMAHQWHYHSRRLYDFLSPHC; encoded by the coding sequence ATGTACTGGATTAATGGGCAACAACACGATGCGCTGGCGCCAAGCGATCGCGGGCTGCAGTTCGGTGACGGCTGTTTCACTACCGCGCGGGTGGTTGACGGACAAATCGACCTGTTGCCGTGGCATATCGAGCGGATGCAGCAGGCGGCGCAGCGATTGATGTTGCCGCATACCGATTGGCCGGCCCTGGAGCTGGAAATGCGTCACGCGGCAGAATCTATCCCGCTAGGCGTGGTCAAAGCGATACTGACACGCGGCAGCGGTGGCCGTGGTTACAGCCCGCAAGGGTGCAGTCATGCGACGCGCATTGTGTCGCGCAGCGCCTATCCACAGCATTATCTGCGTTTGCGTGAACGGGGGATCCGTTTGGCGCTCAGCCCGGTGCCATTGGCGCGCAGCCCGCTGTTAGCCGGCCTGAAACACCTTAACCGTCTGGAGCAGGTGCTGATTCGCGCGCATCTTGACCAGACTGACGCCGACGAGGCGCTGGTGCTTGACACTGCCGGGTTGCTGGTGGAATGCTGTGCGGCTAATTTGTTCTGGCGTAAGGGAAAGGCGGTTTACACGCCGGATCTTGGCCAGGCGGGAGTAGCTGGCCTGATGCGCCGTCGGGTGATGGCGCTGCTGGCGGGCAGCGAATATGCGCTGTATTGCGTCAGCGAGCCGCTGACTACCCTGGCCGATGCCGACGAGGTGTTGGTGAGCAATGCACTGATGCCTTTGCTGCCGGTTAATATGGCGCATCAGTGGCATTATCACTCGCGCCGGTTATACGATTTTTTAAGCCCACACTGTTGA
- a CDS encoding winged helix-turn-helix transcriptional regulator → MTNSAACPQEKNLTRLPSAGQPCPMVDFVNLLSGKWAIPILYRLMIIDAPVRFGELQRAVAPIAQKELTRQLRQFEQRGLVTRHIYPQVPPRVEYQITELGKTLRPTLDSLADWMHRHAPQLIGADR, encoded by the coding sequence ATGACCAACAGCGCGGCATGCCCGCAAGAAAAAAATTTGACCCGCTTGCCCAGCGCCGGGCAACCCTGTCCAATGGTGGATTTTGTCAATCTGTTGTCGGGAAAGTGGGCAATTCCGATCTTATACCGGCTGATGATTATCGATGCGCCAGTGCGATTTGGTGAACTGCAACGCGCGGTGGCACCGATCGCGCAAAAAGAGTTGACGCGCCAGCTGCGCCAGTTTGAACAACGTGGGTTGGTAACGCGGCATATTTATCCGCAAGTGCCGCCACGGGTAGAATATCAGATTACCGAACTGGGCAAGACGCTGCGGCCAACGCTGGATAGCCTGGCCGACTGGATGCATCGCCACGCGCCGCAGTTGATCGGCGCTGACCGTTGA
- the acpP gene encoding acyl carrier protein, with translation MSTIEERVKKIIVEQLGVKQEEVVNTASFVEDLGADSLDTVELVMALEEEFDTEIPDEEAEKITTVQAAIDFINNNQQ, from the coding sequence ATGAGCACTATCGAAGAACGCGTTAAGAAAATCATTGTTGAGCAACTGGGTGTTAAACAGGAGGAAGTGGTAAACACTGCTTCTTTCGTTGAAGATCTGGGTGCTGATTCTCTTGACACTGTTGAGCTGGTAATGGCGCTGGAAGAAGAATTCGATACCGAAATTCCAGACGAAGAAGCTGAGAAAATCACTACTGTTCAGGCAGCTATTGATTTCATCAACAACAACCAGCAGTAA
- a CDS encoding YcfL family protein, translating to MRYTKPLRCLMALVLPAALLMGCSSPEGIAVNERQTVVMDSPVLTAGILANRPVVNDASGRMIATSVLSNTQPTPVTVHYRFFWYDDQGLDIRPFEKPREITVAPNSDAQVYSINGNLEARRARLYIFL from the coding sequence ATGCGCTATACCAAACCGCTGCGTTGCTTGATGGCGCTGGTGTTACCCGCAGCGCTGCTGATGGGCTGCAGCAGCCCGGAAGGTATTGCGGTGAATGAACGTCAAACGGTGGTGATGGATTCGCCGGTGCTGACCGCCGGCATTCTGGCCAATCGCCCGGTGGTCAACGACGCCTCGGGGCGGATGATCGCCACCTCGGTGCTCAGCAACACCCAGCCGACCCCGGTCACCGTGCATTACCGTTTCTTCTGGTATGACGATCAGGGGCTGGATATCCGGCCGTTCGAAAAACCGCGTGAAATTACCGTTGCGCCGAATTCAGATGCCCAGGTCTATTCCATTAATGGCAATCTGGAAGCCAGGCGTGCGCGTCTGTACATCTTTTTATAA
- the mltG gene encoding endolytic transglycosylase MltG: MKRKKLKIVSLVIVLALALLFWGYQKVERFADTPLAIQQEAIFKLPAGTGRVALEGLLVRDKLIRSGKWFPWLLKLEPELAEFKAGTYRFTPGMTVRQMLELLASGKEAQFSARFIEGSRLSDWLQVLQQSPYLKHTLAGKSEAQIAEALGLPADVKPEGRLYPDTYAYTAGMTDIALLKRAHLRMVKSLEDAWQGRDTSLPYKTPEQLLTMASIVEKETAVPEERTKVASVFVNRMRIGMRLQTDPTVIYGMGAGYNGNISRKDLETPTPYNTYVINGLPPTPIAMPSQASLEAAAHPAKTPYLYFVADGKGGHTFTTNLASHNKAVRLYRQALKEKNEQ; this comes from the coding sequence ATGAAGAGAAAAAAACTGAAGATTGTTTCGTTAGTGATTGTTCTGGCGTTGGCCCTGCTGTTTTGGGGTTACCAGAAGGTTGAGCGCTTTGCCGATACGCCGTTGGCGATTCAGCAGGAAGCGATCTTCAAACTGCCTGCCGGCACCGGCCGCGTGGCGCTGGAAGGTCTGCTGGTACGTGACAAATTGATTCGTTCCGGAAAATGGTTCCCCTGGTTGTTGAAGCTTGAACCTGAGCTGGCTGAATTCAAGGCCGGTACTTATCGCTTCACGCCGGGCATGACGGTGCGCCAGATGCTGGAACTGTTGGCCAGCGGCAAGGAAGCGCAATTCAGCGCCCGTTTTATCGAGGGCTCCCGTCTGAGTGACTGGCTGCAAGTGTTGCAGCAATCCCCATATCTGAAACACACGCTAGCCGGCAAGAGTGAGGCGCAAATCGCCGAGGCGCTCGGCCTGCCGGCAGACGTTAAGCCTGAAGGGCGCTTATATCCCGATACCTATGCCTATACCGCCGGTATGACCGATATTGCCTTGCTCAAGCGTGCACATTTGCGCATGGTAAAGTCTCTGGAAGATGCATGGCAGGGGCGCGATACGTCGTTGCCTTATAAAACACCAGAACAGCTGTTGACCATGGCATCGATCGTTGAAAAAGAAACCGCCGTGCCAGAAGAGCGCACCAAAGTCGCCTCGGTGTTCGTCAACCGTATGCGTATCGGCATGCGGCTGCAAACCGATCCGACGGTCATTTATGGTATGGGCGCAGGGTATAATGGCAATATCAGCCGCAAGGATCTGGAAACGCCGACACCTTATAATACTTATGTGATCAATGGATTGCCGCCAACGCCGATCGCCATGCCGAGCCAGGCGTCGCTGGAGGCCGCCGCGCACCCGGCTAAAACCCCTTATCTGTATTTTGTTGCCGACGGCAAGGGCGGCCATACCTTTACCACTAACCTGGCGAGCCACAATAAGGCGGTGCGCCTTTACCGTCAGGCGTTGAAGGAAAAGAATGAACAGTAA
- the tmk gene encoding dTMP kinase, whose translation MNSKFVVIEGLEGAGKTTARDTVVDVLRQHGINDIVFTREPGGTPLAEKLRDLFKRGYQGELPTIKAEVLMLYAARVQLVETVIKPALARGAWVVGDRHDLSSQAYQGGGRGVDQRLMASLRDTVLGDFRPDLTLYLDLPPLVGLQRAQARGALDRIEQEALPFFERTRARYQQLAAADATIITIDAAQPLEQVTGDIGRCVAAWLQQQEHA comes from the coding sequence ATGAACAGTAAATTCGTGGTTATTGAAGGGCTGGAAGGCGCGGGCAAAACCACTGCACGCGACACCGTGGTCGATGTATTGCGCCAGCATGGTATCAACGACATCGTTTTCACCCGCGAACCGGGCGGTACGCCGTTGGCGGAAAAGCTGCGCGATCTGTTCAAGCGCGGTTACCAAGGTGAGCTGCCGACCATCAAGGCTGAAGTGCTGATGCTGTACGCCGCGCGCGTACAACTGGTGGAAACGGTGATCAAGCCGGCGTTGGCACGTGGCGCCTGGGTGGTCGGCGATCGGCACGATCTGTCATCACAGGCTTACCAGGGCGGTGGCCGCGGCGTGGATCAGCGCCTGATGGCATCGTTGCGCGATACCGTATTGGGTGATTTTCGCCCCGATTTAACGCTCTATCTTGATTTACCGCCGCTGGTCGGGCTACAGCGGGCACAGGCGCGCGGTGCGCTGGATCGTATCGAACAGGAAGCCTTGCCATTCTTTGAACGTACTCGCGCTCGCTATCAGCAACTGGCGGCAGCGGATGCAACGATAATCACCATTGATGCGGCACAACCGCTGGAGCAGGTGACGGGTGATATAGGCCGTTGCGTTGCTGCGTGGCTGCAACAACAGGAACACGCCTGA